The Streptomyces sp. ALI-76-A nucleotide sequence ACAGGACGGACTCGGCGGAGAGCTCGCGGGCGTAGTCGAGGAGGGCGACGCCCTTGTCCATGCCGGGCGGACGGAGTTCGAGCACCATCCGGCCTGGCTCGACGATCAGGCCGTGCCGGGTGGCCAGGTCGGTGAGCGGGGCGCGCAGTGCCTCGAAGGCGGCCTGCGGATCGGCGGCCCGGCGGGTGTGCACGGCGATCGCGCGGCCCTTCTCCTCGACCCAGGTGCCCTGCCAGGCGCCGGCCCGGCCGAGGAGGCCGGGCAGTTCGGCGCGGGCGGCGGCGACACCGGGATGCGGGGCGGGGGCGCTGACGGTGCCGGCCTCCCAGCGTTCGGCCCCGTAGTGGCCGAGGACGACGAGGCGTTCCAGGCCGGGGACACCCGCGAAGCCGCCGTTGCGCACCGCGACGGCGGGCGGCCGGCCGGTGACCACGGCGACGGCGGCGACCTTCGGCGCGAGGGCGGCGAGCGCGGGCACCGCGTCCGGGTGCGCCCGGGCCTGCTCCGGGTCCGCCACGATCGGCGCGAGCGTCCCGTCGAAGTCGAGCGCGATCACCGCGCGCCCGGGCCGGCTGAGGATGGCCTCCAGCCCCTCACGCCCAGCGTCCGTCACGGGAACCGGAACCGGAACCGGAAGCGAGGCTGCGGCTTCCGCGGAGTACGTCTCATGGCTACCCATAGCCCGACCCTATCCAGCAACCCCCGAACCATTCCCCCACAGCCTCCACACCCCTCCCGGACCCACCGAGCCCAACCACAGCACGCACATCGGCCTCCACGCCACATCCGGGCCCCCGAGCCCAACCACGGCACGGGCATCGGCCTCCACGGCACTTCTTGGCCCACCGAGTCGGGTGGTGGGTGGGCACAGGTCCGGGGGTCTGGGGGCGGAGCCCCCAGGGACGGCCGCGCGGTGCCGGGTGCCGCATGCCCTGGCGGAGCCCCCAGGGACGGCCGCACCGGTGCCGGGTGCCGCATGCCCGGGGTGCCCAGGAGGCACCCGCACCCGCGCCGGAGGCGGGCGTCAGCGTTCGCCGCGCCGCGCGTCCCGGACCCGCCGCAACCGGTTCACCGTCACCGGGTCGAACGCCAGCGCCCTCTCATCGTCCAGCAGCGCGTTCAGCAACTGGTAATAACGCACCGGCGCCAGCCCCAGCTCCTCCCGTATCGCCCGCTCCTTCGCCCCGGGCCCGCCGAACCCACGCCGCTCCAGCCCGAGGATGTCCCGCTCCCGTCGGCCGAGCCGCTGCTCCGGATCCCTGTCCATGCCCGGCACGTTAGCCGCCCCCACTGACACCCACCGCCGCGCCGCTATTCCGCGCTGCGCGCCGCCGACGCCGTCGCCTGGAGCTGGCCCAGGACAGCCGCCGGGCTGCCGTTCGGGGCCACGGCCTGACCGATCCGCTGCTTGATGTCCGCGCTGACCTGCGCCCAGGACGTCTGGCCGACGGGGTACAGCTCGGAGACGGGCAGCTCGTCCAGGAACGGCTTGAGGTCCGCGTCCTGCCGTGCCGCGCTCATCGCCTGCGAGGCGGACGTCGTCACCGGCAACAGGTCGTACTCCCGCGAGAAGGCGAGCACGTTCTTCTCGTCGTACACGAAGTCGAGGAAGTCGCCGATCTGCTCGGCGTGCCCGTTCTTCCTGAACGCGGCCATCCAGTCGGCGACACCCATGGACACCTCGCTGGGCCCGTCCGTCCCGGGCATCGGCACCATGCCGAACTTCACGCCCTTGTCGGCGGCGGCCTTCATCAGCGAGGGATGGCCGTTGAGCATGCCGACGTCCCCGTTCACGAACGCGGCGAACGCGTCGGCGCGGTCGAGCCGGCCGGGCGCGACCGGCCCGGTCAGCCCCTTGCCGACGAGATCGTCCTTGAGCCACCTGAACGTCGCGATGTTCTCCGCGGAGTCGAGGGAGTAGCCGCCGCCGGCCGTGGTGTAGCCGCCCCCGCCGCTGAGCAGCCACTGCATGGTCTCCGCCTGCGCCTCCTCGGGCCCCAGCGGCAGCGCGTACGGGTACGGCACGCCCTCCTCCTTGAGCGCCTGCGCGTCGGCGGCCAGCTCGTCCCACGTCCGGGGCGCGCTGAGGCCGGCTTCGGCGAAGAGGGTCTTGTTGTAGAAGAGCACGCGGGTGGAGGCGGCGAACGGCAGCCCGTACTGCACGCCCCTGACCTGTCCGGCCTGGGCGAGCTGGGAGACGAAGTCGGCCTGGGTGGGGATGGAGAGCAGTTCGTCGGCCCCGTAGAGGAGGTCCTGGGCCGCGTAGTCGGCGTACGCGCCGATCTGCGCCAGGTCGGGCGGGTCTCCGGCGTCGGCCATCCGCTTGACCTCGCGGTCGACGTCGTTCCAGGAGTGGACGGTGACGTCGATCCGCACGCCGTCGTGGGTCTTCTCGTACTCCTCGACGAGCGCGTCCCAGTACTTCTTCGAGCTGTTCGCCGCGCTGTCGCCGTAGTCGGCCGCGACCAGCTTCAGGGTCACCTCGCCGGAGTCACCCGTGACACCGCAGCCGCCCAGCACCGCAGCCATGCCCAGCACGGACATCACCGCGATCGTTCCCGTTCCACACCGCCGCCGCACTGCCAACCGCCTCAAGATCACTGATCGAAACTCTCG carries:
- the otsB gene encoding trehalose-phosphatase; its protein translation is MGSHETYSAEAAASLPVPVPVPVTDAGREGLEAILSRPGRAVIALDFDGTLAPIVADPEQARAHPDAVPALAALAPKVAAVAVVTGRPPAVAVRNGGFAGVPGLERLVVLGHYGAERWEAGTVSAPAPHPGVAAARAELPGLLGRAGAWQGTWVEEKGRAIAVHTRRAADPQAAFEALRAPLTDLATRHGLIVEPGRMVLELRPPGMDKGVALLDYARELSAESVLYAGDDLGDLPAFAAVDTLRSQGTPGLLVCSGNDEVTEVRERADVVVDGPQGVVDLLRALAARIT
- a CDS encoding DUF3263 domain-containing protein, producing the protein MDRDPEQRLGRRERDILGLERRGFGGPGAKERAIREELGLAPVRYYQLLNALLDDERALAFDPVTVNRLRRVRDARRGER
- a CDS encoding extracellular solute-binding protein, giving the protein MSVLGMAAVLGGCGVTGDSGEVTLKLVAADYGDSAANSSKKYWDALVEEYEKTHDGVRIDVTVHSWNDVDREVKRMADAGDPPDLAQIGAYADYAAQDLLYGADELLSIPTQADFVSQLAQAGQVRGVQYGLPFAASTRVLFYNKTLFAEAGLSAPRTWDELAADAQALKEEGVPYPYALPLGPEEAQAETMQWLLSGGGGYTTAGGGYSLDSAENIATFRWLKDDLVGKGLTGPVAPGRLDRADAFAAFVNGDVGMLNGHPSLMKAAADKGVKFGMVPMPGTDGPSEVSMGVADWMAAFRKNGHAEQIGDFLDFVYDEKNVLAFSREYDLLPVTTSASQAMSAARQDADLKPFLDELPVSELYPVGQTSWAQVSADIKQRIGQAVAPNGSPAAVLGQLQATASAARSAE